Genomic segment of Triticum aestivum cultivar Chinese Spring chromosome 6A, IWGSC CS RefSeq v2.1, whole genome shotgun sequence:
CCAACTCCTCCCTCCGCCTGGCGCGGGAGCTGGATTCCGAGGCCACCATCGCGCTCGCGGCGGGGTTCCCCGCCGATaccctctccgaggacgaggtcGCCGCCGCCGTCATCCCGCTTATCGGTGGCGCCGACCAGGCCAACTACCTCGTCGTGCGCAACCATATTCTCGCGCTCTGGCGCTCTAATCCCCTCTCCCCCGTCGCGGCCAACGCCGCGCTCGCATCCCTCCGCGCCGAGCAcgcgcccctcgtcgccgccgcacACTCCTTCCTATCGGACcatgcctacatcaatttcggcctCGCCCCCTCCATTGTCTCCCTACCACCAATCCCCCCTCCCTCCCATCCTCCCCCTTCTGTCCTCATCGTGGGTGCTGGCTTTGCTGGCCTCGCCGCCGCACGCCACCTTATGTCCCTTGGCTTCAAGGTTGCCATTGTCGAAGGCCGACTCCGCCCAGGTGGCCGTGTGTTTACTAAGACAATGCGGTCCTCTGCAGCAGACTATCCTGACATTGCTGCTTCTGCTGATCTGGGAGGCAGTGTGCTCACTGGTATTAATGGGAACCCCCTTGGTGTCATAGCACGGCAGCTTGGGTTCCCACTTCACAAGGTGCGGGACAAGTGCCCGCTGTATCTTCCGGATGGCCGCCCAGTCGACCCTGACATGGATGATCGTGTTGAGGCTGCCTTTAACCAGCTTCTTGACAAGGTTTGCCAGCTGCGGCAGGTTATCGCAGATAGTGTTCCACACGGTGTGGATGTGTCACTTGGCATGGCACTCGAGGCATTCCGGGCAGCGCATGGTGTTGCCGCTGAGCCAGAGGAACGGATGCTTCTTGATTGGCATCTGGCCAACCTGGAGTATGCCAATGCCGCTCCTCTTGCTGATCTCTCCATGGCCTTCTGGGACCAGGATGATCCATACGAAATGGGTGGCGACCACTGCTTTATACCTGGTGGCAATTCCCAATTTGTCCGAGCACTTGCTGATGGCGTCCCGATATTCTATGGACAGAATGTGCGAAGGATACAGTATGGGTGTGATGGTGTGTTGGTCTACACTGATAAGCAGACATTCCGTGGTGATATGGCGCTCTGCACTGTTCCCCTTGGTGTGCTTAAGAAGGGGGACATTGATTTTGTGCCAGAGCTGCCAGTTCAGAAACGAGAGGCCATTCAGAGATTGGGTTTTGGGCTTCTTAATAAGGTTGTGATGTTATTCCCTTTTGACTTCTGGGATGGTAGGATTGATACATTTGGGCATTTGACTGAGGACTCTAGTCAACGAGGTGAATTCTTCCTGTTCTATAGCTATTCTTCAGTCTCAGGAGGTCCACTGCTTGTTGCCCTTGTTGCTGGGGAATCTGCTATCAGTTTTGAGAAGAAGTCACCAATGGAAAATGTCGAGAGGGTGTTAGACACACTTAAAAAAATCTTTTCACCCATGGGGATCGAGGTACCAAACCCACTGCAGGCAATATGTACTCGATGGGGCACTGACAGGTTTTCATATGGATCATATTCACATGTGGCTATTGGGTCTTCCGGTGATGATTATGATATTTTGGCTGAGAGTGTTGGTGATAGAATCTTCTTTGCCGGGGAGGCAACAAATAGGCGGTACCCTGCAACGATGCATGGAGCTCTGCTTAGTGGGTACAGAGAGGCTGCCAATATTGTAAGAGCCGCTAGAAAGAGAGCAAAAAAGGTTGACTTATCTGAGAAAATAGTTGTCAGTTATGAAGCCAAAGATATTGTTCAAGATGACAACATTGATTTGGATGATCTCTTCCGTACCCCTGATGTTGCTTTCGGTGGCTTCTCAGTTCTGCATGACCCATCTACATCTGAACCTGATTCAGCATCATTGCTGCGTGTTGGAATTGGTGCCAGAAAGTTAGGCTCTGGTTCACTTTTCCTGTACGGCCTAATAATGCGGAAGAATGTAACTGAGCTAGCTGCAATGGAAGGCGACGAGCAGCGGTTGAGTACACTGTACCGAGATTTTGGGACAAAACTGGTGGGATTGGATGGCTTGGGTGATGCTGGGGAAAGCCTTATATCACGGATAAAGGCTTCTTCTAAGAAGTAGCATCCAGTCAAGATGTTGGAATGGTTGACTCAGCTGTAACAGTTGTCAGCTCTGAGCATTTAGTTTGCAAGTCCAACATAGCTACTGACCTTTCAAGTAATTCATTCATTTCATTGATTGCTATATACCTCTCAATTCTCATCAAGGTGTAAGCTGTGGCATGTAATACTGGTTAAACCATGGGTAGTCATTGAAGATCATATCACCATGGGAAATAATGGAATTCTTATCAGTACTTTCTGTTCAGACTTGATACACCTCTCTGACATTTCTATGACATTGTGATGCAATATTTTTTTTTGGTGATGTAGCACTTGCTAGCATTTTCCAATTTGGGTGTGGTTATATGGTATTCCCTCTGTACTAAAATGTAAGACTTTTTTAGTTTTGCATAGGGcataaaaaacgtcttacattttgttACGGAGGGAGTTGTTATGACTCTCGATATTGTTCGGAATATTTCTCCAAGTTGCCATTTCTTGTTTTGTTGGTGCTTTGCTTTTATTTCAGGATTCAGTCTCATTGATTTATTGTGTGTTGTTGCTTATTCTGGAAGGTGTGTTTTTATGAACTGCAAAGCATGTTAGTGTTTATTATTCATTGTCTTCAGCAAGCTGTAGGTAGAGGCTCTTCTAGGTGACAGCTCAAGAATTTGTTTGATCAGATGGTCAGTGTGATATCCATTCTTTCACCAtacaacctactccctccgtccggaaatacttgtcctagaaatggttaggacaagtatttccggacggagggagtattagtttgACTATGTTTGCAGTAAATGATTTTTGAAGGAAATGCTGGAAACCTATAACTTCTCCAAGAAGCAGGTAACCAATCTTTTTCTTTTCTGAACTTGATTCTAGTAAAATGCAGTACTCCTGTTGGCTTATCCAACTGAAACTATTTATTGTAATTTTGTCAAATAGATACAACATCACTTAAATTTACTGAGCTCCCTAAAATAGAGCCTTTTGATTATCTAACTATGATTTTGTTACTACCATTTTTTGCTGAGTTTGATCCGGAACACAAGACCTGTATGTTTTGTTATATGAGATATGACAGAACATATATATGATATTGCGTGCTGGCTAACATGAGAAATGACCATGCTCTTGATCTGTGCTCAGCAGTTTGTTGTGATAAAATTACTCTCAATTCAGGGCTTTTACGATGGTAGTTAAGACAAATAGTTTTCTTGACGGTAGTTCTGATTACAATGTTTCGACTTGTTTGAATAATGTCCTGATTTTAAGGTTAACGTTCTCACTTTATCAGAATAGCACACACATTATATAACTGTGCTGGTTGGAGGCACGCTTAAGGTTCACAAGCTTGCAGTGCCACTATTAAATTTGCATCAAGTTTAAAATACCGAGCCTGTCCTGGAGCAAATTCACACCTGGTTGTTCAATTCGTAGCAAACCATTTCTGATATAAGCCCATGCTTATGTTAGGATGTTTGAAACTCAGTACATTCTTCGCTGTTGATTGCATGTTTCTGTTTGATTCACCAAGATGGTATATACATTATCGGTCAGTAATTTTTAGCTCTGTTATGTCATGCTAAAAATATTATCGGTCAGTAATTTTTAGCTCCGTTATGGCATGCTAAAAATTGCATGCTGGCTAACATGAGAAATGGCTTTGTTCTTGATCTGTACTCAGCGGTTTGTCGTGATAAAATTATTCCAATTCAGGGCCTTTACAATGGGTTAAGACAAATAATTTTCTTGACAGTAGTTCTGGTTTCAAGGTTTTGACTTGTTTGAATAATGTCCTGATTTTAAGGTTAACGTCGTCACTTTGTCAGCATAACACACATATAATAGCTGTGCTTGTTGGAGGCATGCTTAAGGTTCACAAGCTTGCAGTGCCGCTATTAAATTCCCATCAAATTAAAAATAATGAGCCTGTCTTGAAGCAAATTCACATCTGGTTGCTTATTTTGTAGCTAGCCGTTTCTAATATAAGCCCATGCTTAGTTTGAAGCTCAGTGCATTCTTTGCTGTAGATTGCATGTTTCCGCTTGATTCACCaagattgtactccctctgttccgaaatgtaaatctttttagagatttcactacaaactacatacggatgtatatagacatattttagagtgtagattcactcattttgctctgtatgtagacacttgttgaaatctctaaaaagacttatatttaggaacggagggagtatatatcatcttatatttaggaacggagggagtatatatcatcgATCCGTAATGTTTAGCTCTGCCATGGCATGCTAAAAATTGTGTAGTTTGTTGCTTTAGCAAGAAATTGGTCTGCTTTCAGATTGGAAGCTTGAGCCAAAATATACTTCCCAGGTTTTGGGGTTTTCCTGCTGAAAACCTCCTCCTATTTTGGTCTGCTCTTATCGTTATTATGCCTTGGAACTTAAAATGTGGTTGTCCGTAGCAGTTGGAAGGAGATGACGCTCTCTTCTTGTTAGCACCTGAAAATTTCGAGGTTACTTGGAATTGTGTGACAGGCACGTGATGTTGCCTGCTTTAATTTCTCATTGCTTTCTGGTAATGAACCAAGGCATGCTTACGTGCAGTGCTGTTTTATCCCTGCAGATGTACTGCAGCATGGGTGATCATTCTAGAAAGGTACTACTAGCACCGGGTTCTTTCTTTTGAATTGACCATCCGCTCTTTCTAGTATCTACGTATATCTTAGAGGGCATGTTTGTCAGCAAGCACGGTCGCTTTTCTGTTATCAATTTGCTCCACCCTCGTGTTCTCCCTCGTATAACCTGGAGGTACATGTCTTTTCCGGTAAAAAGTTTGAGTTCGGGGCAAGACCATGAGACCGTGCATTGGCTCCGGCACTGGTCtgcaaaatataagacgtttttgcagctccatttgagctgaaaaagcgtcttatattttggtacggagggagtgttcagCCAAAATAATACTAATATTTGTTGCGCTGATGTTGAACTgccagtactaccctgcgacaagACAATGTCCCATTCTGAAGTCTCAGTCCATGTATACTGACCGAGTCACTGAGATGACTGTTTGTGcaatcagaaaagaaaaaggatGAATGTTCGTCGTTGTGCATTGTTCACTGCTGTTCGCTGATTTTACCCACTGGCAAGCGACCAAACTCAGAGTACTTTCTCGCGATCTGCCTGCAGGTGGAGAAGCCTCTCCCGTGTTAGGCCCGAGCCAACCGCGATTGGGTTTCAGCTGCTGCCGTGGCAGGCGTGATCATCATGCAACATCCAACGCGTTGGTGCAATCTTGGCCGCATCCCACATGCATGCGCCCAACCGCAACGGATAATAAAGTGGCCATCCACCAGCCTACTGTTTGACATTGACGCCCGTGTTCGAAAATCCTAGCTGTTCTCTTTTGTCCATCTTGTATCTACTAGTGCTCGACACTCAGGCAGCCCTCAGATAATCCGACCCGTGATCTAGTATATGGCATCCAACGCGGCGGCAGATAGATTTGGGCACCGTGCGTTCTTGGCCGCATCCACCGTGCCGTGCTGCAGCGCTCGGGTAGATTCGCGGCAAAATCCGATCCGGCATTTCCCAGACGGGACGACGCGCCGTGCACTGCTCCTGATTCAACTGCTCgacagaaaccaagacgggaagaAATCGTTTTGCAGCTCCGAACAAGCAGGGATGGGACGAGTCCGGACGCCTGATTGCGTTCAGCTTAGGCCAACTCCCAGTGCACGGCCCCAAATGAACATTTGTTTGTCCGGACTCTATTTGTTTAGATAGAGCAATAAGGTCGTGTCCGGACCTGTCCTGAAATGCGGTGGTCGTGCGCTCAGTGCGCGGACACATCCTTTGGCCCTTTCCTGTCCATCTTCTTTTTCAAATGCCAACTTTCAAAACCATGCCCTAGTTCAGGCCAACGGCCCTAGGTCACGCCGGCAACGCAACCAACGGCCTACACGTCCTCGTCGGCAACACAGTCAACGGCCCGCAcatcctcgccggcaacacagccagcggccgacAACAAAGCCAGCCTACAAAAATGAATAGTTTTGTCGCCGGTAACACAGCCAGCGGGCGGCAACACATCCAGCCCAAAAATGAATAGGTTTCTTGCcagcaacacagccagcggcccagcggtcggcacccatgccagccttcAAAAACAACGACCACGGTCGATCAGACGACCTAGTTCAGGTCGTCGGCGTCGAACATTCCCTTCTGCCTAGCCTCGAACCAGCTTCTCGCTCATTTTtgtcaagtccacgctcatgatcgcaagggtcacctcctttgctttggtcgcggcattggtggcctcgatgttgAGCTGCCTTTGCCTGGCTGTGACAttggcggcctcgatgtcgagctgcctttgccgggacgtctcctccatctcaagcttcttcctttggagctctaggtattgcttcatttgctcgtccttgctttgtcACTTCTTCTCGTTCCTCACGTCCTTTTAACATGCTGTGCAAAatctcatgcaaggccatggatgacgcatcacgtttcatccaccttggagttggtcttgcccctcggcctcttcaacgcctcacTATCTCCACTTTCGGCCAACGCGACTGTCTttttgcctctcttcctttgaagttcacggtattgatccttgaacttagggcaattgttgatgatcgtccaacaatgtgtaagagtgaatggcttgtcattgtcccgggccttgaatgcttccaaagattgaaatgcctacaccacatgatcaacaataattgaacatgcaaacatatacaaggcCAAAGTCTTATGGCCGTAGCAACGAAAGAACTAGGATGAGGAGAGCATACCATGACCCCATGTCAAGACCACTCACGGGTCGTGCTTCAACGGGGTCGTGCTTCAATGCTCTCAAGTGCGGCACAATACTTGTTGCATTCTTGTTGAATGAACAACCACCTTTTTTGAATCGAGGTGATGCCACAGTCGCTCGTAATTTGGCAGGGCTCGAACATCTTTCTTTCATGGAAtattttttggacgagagtccaaaAAACAAagcccttttgttgcgcgccggtcctcggatcttggctaatctccatccaacattgGCAAATAAACTTGTCCTCGTCTTGTGAATATGAACCCGTGTGAATGTTCTTCCTTTTTTGTacttccgctctttgggtgagttcgtcgatgaacaatggctcgccctcaatatcaatatcaatgccttcttcatcaacatcaccttcgcaatagatgtcatcatcttcatgccacgagtcaccatggtcgtagttaGCATGGTCGTGGGCCTCTTCATCAGCAACGTACTGGgtgcggccatcctgactttgggtctcgtcGGGACTGTAGGCACCGCCATGCCCACCCTCGTAGATCACATTCTCCATGAACTAGTTGTAGAAGGGGTCGTTGACTGTTGACATTGGtgttggcatttcgtcgaacaggacGCCGGGTGACGACATGGTGCCCGTAAACGGTGCtcgtgcttgctttctttgcatctcgacggacgggcggccgccgctgctggaccccggcgtgacgttgaggtcgatgacggccgaggGGCGCGGGATGGACGGCGCGATCACGCCAATGTCCGGCGACCCTGAAAACGGGGTCTGGCCATCGTGCCTTGGCGGGGGAAAGTCGGGCGACATAGGCGTGGTCTGCGACGTCGGCGACGGGTAGTGGTGAGGCCTAGCGACCGACGACCGTGTGCTCGCCGGGCCGATGACCGCACCAGAGAAACATGCCGAACGGCAAAGGCCAAGCATGGGgagggcgtgcgctttgttgaTGATGGTCTCCTTCTCCTCGACCTCGGCCTTTGCCGCCtgtccgcgcgctgtccgtttcacccccaaaaaagcctaaacttgggtcagaaatgggtcgaaagcggacagaaaacggaCAAAAATCCGTTCGCGCCCGCGTGCAACGCACCCGGGCCAGAATATGATCGCGCGCTAGAGTTGGCCTTAGTACTACTCTACCGTGGAGTAACAAGTAGGAGTAGGTACTACCAAGTGTAGGGCAGCGATTGTTACTTTTTCGCTTGTGAATTTTTCATTACTAGATTTAAGCACTGTAGTAATAGAGAAGCAAATAAAATTACCCATAAACTTGCTAAGTTAGCTGAATTTCTTCAACTTTTGACTGGTTTGAGGAGCCTTTGAGTGAAATTGTACTCCTCCTCATAAATCGATGTAATTGTTATTGAAATGAATAAAGatctgtttttttttcaaaaaaaaaagtgtaGAGCAGCGATGGACAGACATACGGATGTTGTGTCGGTGCGGCCTGCTACGTCGTCGTCGTCGTAGTACTGTGCGGCCAGCGAGAGGACCAGTGTCGGGGAGAATTATTTGGGATGTAGTAATACGAATGTAGTCTCACCGGCATGGGATGGATGGATGGTCCAACCTTGGTAGGGTTCGTGTCGCACACTTTACAATTAATGCCACGATGCCTGTTCCATCCGCCTCTAGCAACGTTTCAGTTTTATTAGTTTCTGCATTCGTCTGAATTTGTGGCAGCACATGCGTATCCGATGCTAGATGGCGATGACCGTGAATTTTGTGATAGAGAGATGAGCTCGCACATGTGATGTTTCAGCTAGTACTTGCCGCAGTCGATCCCGGTTGACCGACCCACTCGCATAGACTTGCTACCGAGCACTACAGGCTTTCCATGGCTGAAAAGGCACAGAGGCTGGCCAGATCGGCCGGAGGACAGCGCCGTACGTAGCCTAGCTTTTATGGAAGCATCACTGCCCCACTGACCTTGGGCTATGCCATTCACGGCCACGGCTCGTTTTCAGTTGATCAACCACCTTCCTCACCAAAAGGTGGCATACTCCCAAACGAAAATGGCAGCAACTACTACCCAAGCTAGTGTGTTAGCGACGAGCCCACTACACCCACGACCGGAGACGGGCGTCACGGTGATGGTCGGTCCGGCACACTGTCACTGAGCCGGGGAAGGCTGGTTGGGTGCGGCCGTGCGGACGCATCGCACGATCGAGACCGTGATCACGGCTCCTAAGCACTCGATCAGCGGGGGTTGCCCACCACGGGGTGGCCGGAATGTTCGGCCGATGGATGGTGCCCGTACCACCACCGCAGGCCAACACTTTTGCGTCTTTGCGTATGCATGCACGGGAATGGTTTTGCCGCCGCTGGCCGCTCGTGTCTCCGACCGCGGGCGCCCGGGCCAGCTAGCTAGTACGCGCTTTCTGCCCGggtttttttttttgaataaaGACACCCAAAGGACATCTTAAATCTGATTATCATCGAGGAAAACAAAGGCCCGGGTTGAAAAAGCgaggatcgatcgatcgatcgggatCCGCACAGGCGCATCCGCAATCGCATCCGGACTTTATCCAACTCCCGAATATATACTGTTGGTTCCGTTCCAGATTCGCAAGAGAATTGCTGGGCAATAGTATATCGAGAAAGAAGAACTTCAAAAAAAAAAAGTATATCGAGAAAGAAGATTCATGGTGTGAAAATACCTCTTATATTTCGGGACAGCGGGGTATATATAAAGAAACGACATGATTTTGACAATGCATTTCGTATTTGAGAAATTCCGCTACTGCAAGAGAAAATGTCGTCCTAGCCATCGATTGCTAAACGGAAGAATCCTACTATGTAAACATAGTATGAtgacatgattttttttcaaaaggaCATGATTGTGAAACAATATACTTTTTATATATGTAATATTCACCACTTTCAGATAAAGGTATTTCTACCACGAAAAAAAAAGACCCTAATAAGTGTCACATGTGTGGCATGAACACATGGCAACttcgaacgtttttgctggcaagTTTAGTGACGTGAGGGTAATTTTAGTTGTCAAGCATATCAATTTTCTTTTCGGATGGCAAGTTTCCCTGTTTTtagtttgttttttcttttcagatggcaactttagttgtaaaaaacGCCAGGGCCAAATTGCTTCGTGCCATACACGTGGCACTTACCATTTGGGAAAAGACATATGGATTCACCTCCCCTTTGCCTGTCGATCCGACGGTCGGTGGCGGGGAGGGAAATTCGGATGCCTCAGCTTCAGCTAATAGACAGGTTAGAGCTTTAGTCCTCGCAGGAGCGGCGCTCGGACGAATGACAACGCTTCTTCTTCAAGTCAGTCTTCCGGGCTTTGATCCTCCTCAAGTTTGTCCATCAAGGCGGATTAAAAGGAGCCCTGTCTTAGATTTCTGCCACTTCTTGGGGGCAGGAGTTATGGTTTATCCTTGTGCGTACACGACATCAAGATTCGATGTTATGTTCTTTAGACCGATTTAAGGGTTCAagggcgctggtccttaggggcatgtgtgtcggtgtcaaaaccggcggacctcgggtagggggtcccgaactgtgcgtctaggccggatggtaacaagaggcagggaacacgatgttttactcaggttcgggccctcttgatggaggtaaaaccctacgtcctgcttgattaatattaatgatatgggtagtacaagagtagatctaccacgagatcaaggaggctaaaccctagaacctagcctatgatatgattgttgtatatattgtatatctatcgactagcctggcctcggtttatataatgcaccggaggcctaggataacaagagtcctagccgaatacgccggcggggagaagtccttgtcttgatcgccaagtcttgtggaatcttccttgtatgcggcagccgtccgaactggcccatgagtatacggccacgggggtcctcggcccaatctaatagattgggagacggcgtggtgagtaccccctagtccaggacaccgttagtagccccctgaaccggtcttcaagttagggacgctcctcgattcttccgaactgttcttcatcttcggttgccggtcttgaaaactggttcaacaaatcttctttatcttcgatcttgaggatcgccgaaatgcattcgacgagtttacacgtcgggtatccgaggagcccctttaagtttccggcctttatcaatgccttgtttatttttatgccacacctcgggtttgaagttgttcccgggaggcagggtcctcttgcgtccgagctccaacgccggactgcattcgaggtatcttttgcagccgagcaccaacgccggaccgcttcctagctctagcgccggaatgtatccgagctccaacgccggactatgtatccgagctccaacgtcggactgtatatccgagctccaacgccgaaatatatccgagctccgacgccggactgtgtccaggctccaatgctggactatatccgaggtgtcatatcaccttggttcaaaaaagttgaaggattttagccgagcttaatgccggtaatgccctctatggagccagccactagcgcccgagctttatgccggactgctttcgaggtggtgcaccaccccgactatgggccgtttttttgtcaatattttttattggtgcaatttattctctgcaaagatatatagccagtagccctcaaggtgtgtatcggtctaaaacccgagatgcacatgaaggatgacataagaccgctgatcccagtagctgctgagactcaggttgatttgcaaaatcggcctgaggatcaagtcctagctcggcagaatacttcgggacacaaaagcggcatgctcagtcctcaagactcaggttgggtgcggccgaccaacccgaggatcaaaatctcctcgtaaactatattgcacataaaattttctgcattggacaagcaatgcagtagcccccgagacactggtcgggtggcaacaccagatcaggggatcgatgtgcccctttaatatttgcaaaaaataagcccgaagcccactagcccccgagccttaatgcgggcacaggtggccgaattaaggatcaatatccatagtaaaatcacaaattatgtgtaatgactctatgtatccaagtactttacgtcattaatgctcggatccgcattgtacaaaactttgttgaccgaccatcggcttccacctccttggccagtagccgaggagtgtttgtcctactttataaagcctttatgagggcaaagatttacgacaaacaaggcaatctggccacacggttttataaacaaaggtacacagagatatatgttatattactgtttaacagaagaaatgtattccaaagaaaatagtcccgctatcggttcctttctttgggttgtcatgctaagcatgatcatgaaacctcagctcgaatgtaagagcaaaatatcgaggatttagtttgggaggccagttaatagcccccggtagtgttcggcgacagtcgaggtcaagccgtaaacacttcagccaatgttatgaatggcccgtcatagtcatcggatcgctgaccagtttacgcttattgtgacagtcagttttcagctttctccactaaggtgcttaaccatgtgagctggaagcacaatcgtagtggttctccctttgcacgcctagccgaacaaaacggaacgtaggaagcaagtgcaggagccgggcaacccaactatgaccgaagacac
This window contains:
- the LOC123128465 gene encoding lysine-specific histone demethylase 1 homolog 1-like; amino-acid sequence: MEEGNGAQPPPLPPPEAAGHLALVPMEQDEDQAAAAEPMEDGAAGGDAAEPMEEDAPTSSPTPSAPSTTAAVDDSTVARKRRRRKKQFPGMIPTAGVRVLRASSSSGATAAHLAGIPRRRGRPPTNSSLRLARELDSEATIALAAGFPADTLSEDEVAAAVIPLIGGADQANYLVVRNHILALWRSNPLSPVAANAALASLRAEHAPLVAAAHSFLSDHAYINFGLAPSIVSLPPIPPPSHPPPSVLIVGAGFAGLAAARHLMSLGFKVAIVEGRLRPGGRVFTKTMRSSAADYPDIAASADLGGSVLTGINGNPLGVIARQLGFPLHKVRDKCPLYLPDGRPVDPDMDDRVEAAFNQLLDKVCQLRQVIADSVPHGVDVSLGMALEAFRAAHGVAAEPEERMLLDWHLANLEYANAAPLADLSMAFWDQDDPYEMGGDHCFIPGGNSQFVRALADGVPIFYGQNVRRIQYGCDGVLVYTDKQTFRGDMALCTVPLGVLKKGDIDFVPELPVQKREAIQRLGFGLLNKVVMLFPFDFWDGRIDTFGHLTEDSSQRGEFFLFYSYSSVSGGPLLVALVAGESAISFEKKSPMENVERVLDTLKKIFSPMGIEVPNPLQAICTRWGTDRFSYGSYSHVAIGSSGDDYDILAESVGDRIFFAGEATNRRYPATMHGALLSGYREAANIVRAARKRAKKVDLSEKIVVSYEAKDIVQDDNIDLDDLFRTPDVAFGGFSVLHDPSTSEPDSASLLRVGIGARKLGSGSLFLYGLIMRKNVTELAAMEGDEQRLSTLYRDFGTKLVGLDGLGDAGESLISRIKASSKK